In Bacteroidota bacterium, the genomic window TATTTTCTGCTTGTTTTTGAAGGATGGTTTAGCTGATCACTATATCATCTATCATTTTTTCACCCGCATTTTTATTCATCGCCTCTATAATTCCCTGCCTCATCATCACCAGCTCGTTACGGGCAATTGAAGAAGTCATTTTTACAAACAATACCCGGTTTTTGAGTGCGATACTTTTGGTATAACGTGCAACTGTCCTGCCCATAACCGATTCCCAGGAACCTATCAACCTGATTTCCTTAAGTTTCTGGTCAATTTGTAATTCTTTCAGA contains:
- a CDS encoding DUF721 domain-containing protein — its product is MRRCETQAIGAVLQEYLKELQIDQKLKEIRLIGSWESVMGRTVARYTKSIALKNRVLFVKMTSSIARNELVMMRQGIIEAMNKNAGEKMIDDIVIS